One genomic region from Hylaeus volcanicus isolate JK05 unplaced genomic scaffold, UHH_iyHylVolc1.0_haploid 12164, whole genome shotgun sequence encodes:
- the LOC128882737 gene encoding uncharacterized protein LOC128882737: MIHERGLYTALHVFCIQFPAKGRYCSGNGFRSFVRIYLLISAMEDNKKTHGWDYEKNKLLIKLVKRKPELYDINIPEYGDTTLRNDGWHTIGIELNENSANCSKRWRSLKQNYRRYVNGQQPVSTKGGRRICVYEKYMSFMNKFIVNGKYGAAKKKKSRGNKSKRNEIINTDMDIKYFEDTTGNNNTKVLKKKENIKVDENKWFKDSSDNNDLRERKKIKEFMEVDEDVKFVKDIGSDHNIIVQKIQEIIETDGDVKSVKDIHNDNSVRESKREKNTEVVENAKCFKDIGSNNSTRVSKRNESINLNESAWFQISNSDNDLRESRRKEIIKVDEDVKYFIDIGSGHNIIVPKIEKIELDEDVKPSKDIHNDNSVKESKREKSTEVVGNAECFKNIGSNNNTRISKRKESINSNENAWFQISNSDNDLRESRRKEIIKVDEDVKYFIDIGSGHNIIVPKIEKIELDEDVKPSKDIHNDNSVKESKREKSTEVVGNAEYFKDISSSVNPNKPKRRKTMEANEDVKSINMENVNNLQELKTEEIMEINDDVKDFSSFNNFIELGRRRFIEANENNKYFRNICSDNDERKLEKKEIMESDEDIKCIKDISSSKNVIESEKKAMIEDYSPLTQLVMCKRKRIMPTENAPTKSTPQNITKFLTQNKNEENAIHPIDTFFSLMAQSVKTFNSADQHFVKTNIFSLITKLEERYILQNQQLPTYQHSS; encoded by the exons ATGATTCATGAAAGAGGTCTCTACACTGCTCTACACGTGTTCTGTATACAATTTCCCGCCAAAGGTAGATACTGTAGCGGTAATGGTTTTCGATCATTTGTACGgatctatttattaatatctgcAATGGAAGATAATAAGAAAACACACGGTTGGGACtatgaaaaaa ATAAATTACTAATCAAATTAGTGAAGCGTAAACCTGAGCTCTACGACATCAACATTCCAGAATATGGGGACACCACTCTTAGAAACGACGGGTGGCATACTATTGGCATTGAATTGAATGAGAATA GTGCAAACTGTAGTAAACGCTGGAGAAGCTTAAAGCAAAACTATCGCAGATATGTCAACGGACAACAACCTGTAAGCACGAAAGGTGGAAGACGTATCTGcgtttatgaaaaatatatgtcttttatgaataaatttattgtaaatggaaaatatggagctgcaaaaaagaaaaaatcaagaggaaacaaatcgaaaagaaatgaaatcataAACACAGATATGGACATTAAATACTTTGAGGATACCActggtaataataatacgaaagtattaaaaaaaaaagaaaatataaaggtGGATGAAAACAAATGGTTTAAGGACTCAAGTGACAATAACGAtttaagagaaagaaaaaaaataaaagaatttatggAAGTGGATGAAGATGTAAAATTTGTCAAGGATATCGGTAGTGatcataatataatagtacaaaaaatacaagaaataataGAGACAGATGGAGATGTAAAATCTGTTAAGGATATCCACAATGATAATAGTGTAAGAGAatcaaaaagagaaaaaaatacagagGTAGTAGAAAATGCTAAATGTTTTAAGGATATTGGTAGTAATAATAGTACAAGAGTatcaaaaagaaacgaaagtataaatttaaatgaaagtgcaTGGTTTCAGATTTCCAATTCTGATAATGATTTAAGAGAatcgagaagaaaagaaattataaaagtgGACGaagatgtaaaatatttcatagatattGGTAGTGgtcataatataattgtaccaaaaatagaaaaaatagagTTGGATGAAGATGTTAAACCTAGTAAGGATATCCACAATGATAACAGTGTAAAAGAatcgaaaagagaaaaaagtacaGAGGTAGTTGGAAATGCTGaatgttttaagaatattggtagcaataataatacgagaatatcaaaaagaaaagaaagtataaaCTCAAATGAAAATGCATGGTTTCAGATTTCCAATTCTGATAATGATTTAAGAGAatcgagaagaaaagaaattataaaagtgGATGaagatgtaaaatatttcatagatattGGTAGTGgtcataatataattgtaccgaaaatagaaaaaatagagTTGGATGAAGATGTTAAACCTAGTAAGGATATCCACAATGATAACAGTGTAAAAGAatcgaaaagagaaaaaagtacaGAGGTAGTTGGAAAtgctgaatattttaaagatatcAGTAGTAGTGTTAATCCAAATAAaccaaaaagaagaaaaactaTGGAAGCGAATGAAGATGTTAAATCTATCAATAtggaaaatgttaataatcTGCAAGAACTaaaaacagaagaaattaTGGAAATAAATGATGACGTAAAGGATTTCAGTAGCTTTAATAACTTTATAGAACTAGGAAGAAGAAGATTTATAGAGgcaaatgaaaacaataaatattttagaaatatttgtagTGATAATGATGAAAGAAAactagaaaaaaaggaaattatggAGTCAGATGAagatattaaatgtattaaagaTATCAGTAGtagtaaaaatgtaattgagTCAGAAAAGAAAGCAATGATAGAAGATTACAGTCCTTTAACTCAGCTAGTAATGTGTAAGCGTAAAAGGATAATGCCTACAGAAAATGCACCTACAAAAAGCACACCAcagaatataacaaaatttttaacgcAGAATAAGAATGAAGAAAATGCCATTCATCCCATCGATACCTTTTTCTCACTAATGGCACAAAGTGTTAAAACTTTTAACTCTGCAGACCAACATTTTGTAAAGACTAAtatcttttcattaataacCAAATTAGAAGAGAGGTATATATTGCAAAATCAGCAGCTCCCTACTTACCAACATTCTTCTTAG